TACTGGCCGTTTGCGACGGGTCGCAAGGTGGACCAGGCGAACCTCATCCTTCGTCAAATCCTCGGCACGCCGGACACCATGTTCGTCCTCATGCCCAACCAGCACGTCGGCTGCTGGGAGACCGGGTTCAGCCCGCAGTGGATCACGCGTGAGTACCTCGCCCGCCGCGGCGCGACAGCGTTCGCGCCCGAGCACCTGCTCGACTCGCCCTGCCCGCTGCTCGGCCGGACGCGAAGCACGATCCAGGTCGAGGGCATGCAGATCGGCCACTGGTTCCTGCAGGTCGAGACGCAGCCAGAGGTCGGCATGGAAGGCTTCAAGGACGGCGAGAAGATCCTCACCGACTTCTTCCACCAGCAGATCAAAGAGTTCCAGCATCCCGACCTCGACAAGAAGGGCCAGGAAATCATCCAGGCCTGCCTCGACGGCGCGTCGATCAGCGACTACGACGGCATGGGCTACTAAAAACCCATCGCTCGGACCGTCGACAAACGTCTGAAAACCAGAGGACCCCCAGTTAGCCGCCCGCGTCAGCGGGCGGTCTTCTTGCACCCCCGCGCCCGCTGACACGGGCGGCTAACTGCTTCTCCGAGCCAGACAAGCTTCTCGATTAGAAGTACTCGCGACAGAACGGCAGCGGTCCGTTGCCAAGGTCGTCGAGCAACCCCGGCATCCCCGACGCGAGACCGTGCGTCGCGGCCCAGGCGGCTTTGACGTCACCCAGCGCGATGGCTGCAAAGGCGTTGTCGGTGCAGGTGAAATCGGGTGACGCGTCCGTCGGGGTCGCCTCACAACGGCCGGCTTCGACGTTCAGCTTCAGCGTCACAGCGACCTCGTCGGCAGTGTCGATGCGGACGACCATCGAACCGGTTCGCTCGGCATTCGGCCAGGCCGGTTCAGACAGCACGCGGGCATGATCGAGCACGCGCACCTGATTGCGTGCCTTCATCGCACACGTCGCATGCGCGTGCTCCACGGCGCGGTGTGGCAGGTGCGTTTCGCGAAGCAGCAAGTGAATGGGCCGATCAGCGGGCGTCGTGAAGTAGACGAAGCCGTACTGGTCCTTGAGCGTGCCGAGGAAAGCCAGCTGACGCATGAAGCCGTCGGGCGTGTCGAAGACCATCCACTCTGCGTCCAGGCCTCGGCGAGGCCCGTCGTCGCGCGGGATCAGGTTGAGCCAGCCGCGCATCGAGCCGTCGCTGTCGAAGTCGCCGTAGAGGTATCCCGTGCGGACCGTGTTGTTGCGCCACATCCGAACGCCGGCGTCAGCGGCGTGTGGGAACATCACATCGCCGTGGCCGAGTCGGGCGTGGCCGAATTGGCTGCGCCGGCAATCGACCATCTGTGCGAGGGCGTTGTCATCGTCTGGCTCGATGAGGCGAAACCCGCTCGTGTCGCCCTTGGGCAGCAGAGCCGGAGGGACTTTCCAGTCGGCCCGTCGCTCGCAGATGCCGTAGCCGAAGTTGGCGTAATAGCTTGCGCGGAACGGCATGAGGCTCGAGAGCGCTTCGCCGCGCTCCCGGCCGAGGTTGATCGCGTGGTGCATCGTCCGGCTCGCAACACCCCCGGCCCGTCGGGCGTCGTGTGTCGTACCGACCCAGGCGATGCCCTGGCACGGGAGGACCGTGCCGCGGACGTTCATCTCGCCGCGCAAGCTCGTCGTCGTTGCAACGTCGCGTCCGCCACGGCTGGTGAGCAGGATGTCGCCGTTGTCCAAGTCGCCGCGCTCGTCGTCCATGTACTTGTGCAGTGCCTCCTCGTCGGCGTACGACGGCCGATAGCAGCGAGCGCGGAGACGGGCCACCAGTTCCCGGTCCGCGGGCGTGGCGGAGCGGATTTGGACGTCGTCACTTCCGTGAGGAGCCATGCGGCAAGGTAGGCGAATCGTTATCGGGCTGCGATCATGCTCGACGCGGCGCGGGTCGTGCCGATGATACGGGTGAGGCGGACGTCACACGTGTCGGTCGGGTTCGCCGTCGGGCGGGTTGCTGGTACGTTGTGCATCACGTCGACGCGTTCTCCGGTCTTCACGCCACGATTCGCCCATGCCGCCGGCCGACCCACAACGAGCCAAATCCCGAAAGGGCGACGCCGCCCCACGGCAGGTGACGTCGGCGAATGGCTCAGCGATGCGGGGCAAGCCGGCCGACCCACGCGAGCGCACCGCCTCACGCCGCCGCCCTCCGGCCAAAGAGACGCAAAACGCCGCAGAAGTTCCGCCGCAACCCAAACGGCCGGCGCCGCGCTCGCCCGTCGAGGCATTCGAGGCGGCGACCACGACCAACCAGCAGACCGTCCTCTCGCCGCAGGAGCTGCGTGGCCGGCTCCGGGGGCACGTCTGCCCGTTCTGCGGACACCGAAACGCCAGTGGCAAAGGTCCATGTGAAGCCTGCGGGATGGAGGATGACGACACCACACGCTCCGCCACCACACGCCGAATCGGGCCATGGTTCCTCCGGCAGACCGGCAATCCGTTCGCGCCGGGCATGAAGTTCAACGTCCTCCGCGAACTCACCAAGCAGGGCCGCGTCCAGCCCGACAGCGTCGTCCGTGGGCCGGTGACACACCAGATGTGGACCTACGCAGCGCGGGTTCGCGGCGTCGCCCACCTGTTTGGAGTTTGTTGGAACTGCAACCGTCCCTTACCGCCTCTGAAGGCGGGGGAGACACCTGACGACTTCTGTCTGTACTGCGGCGCACTCATCGAACCGCCGAGCAATCCCGACCAGCAGCTCGAAGTTGCCGACACGGGCGAGTCGCTTGGGCTCGGCGCGCGGTCCAAGACCGGGCAGGTGACCGACCGATCCGACATGCCGACCCAGCCCACGCCTGCCGTCCGCGGCGTCGGTGCACGCAAGGCCCACATCGGCGAGAACAAGTCACCCATCGGCCCGCCAAGACCCCGGGCGGCCAAGGTCGCCGTCACCGACGCCGAGGACGGCGGCGACGCTCTGCTCACCACCGGCGAGCTGGCGACCGCCTTCAACCTCGACCGTCGGCCGAACATGCTCGGCCTGCTCGGGCGGCTCCCGTGGAACTGGATCATTCCGATCCTCCTGATCCTGGCCGTCGGGGCGGCGATCGCTTTCTACGTGCTCGGCGACGGCGCGCTCGACGCCTTGCCTGCGGGCCGATAATCTGCCTCGCGACGGCGGCACTTGACGCGCAAGATGTCGAATTCGACGTCAACGCTGCCGTGCCCAGCGAGACGATGCCAGACACCGACAACCGATCTCCCGATGACGTGATCGCATCGATGGCCGACGAGGCGATCGATCGCATGCTCGGCGAGGGCCTGCCTTCCGAACCGGCCCTGCCGCAGCCCGCGCTCAGCGACGACGCATCAGACGACGTCTTGGACGCATTGCTCGCTGGCGATTCCGCAAAGACCGACGACACCGTCGCGGCCGATGAGCCCGGCGACGCCATCGCCGCAGCCGTCGCCTCTGAGCTTGCCGAGGACGGCATGATGCCCGGCGAGGACGACGGCCTGCCCGCCATCCCGAAGCTCAACGAGTCCGAAGAGCGGTTCGACGGCATCAGCGCCGACGGCGCGATGGAAGATCGCCCCACCGGCTCCATCGACCGGGCCGTGTCGTCCACGCCCTTCTGGTTCGGACCGCTCGCGTGGCTCGCTCGCCCGCTCGACAAGGCCGGCGACGACGTCCGAAATGCCGTCGGCAAGATCGGGCTCGTGACGACGGTCAACGCCGTCGCGGTGATCGCCTTCGTCGTCATCCGCGGCTGACGCACCCGAGCGGCTGCGTACCTTCTGGCATGACCGCCAGGCCAAGACTGCTCACAGGCGACACCCCCACAGGCCAGCTCCACCTCGGCCACCTCGTCGGCAGCCTGGAGAATCGCCTCGCCCTGCAGAACGAGAGCACGCACGAGTGCTTTTTTCTCGTCGCCAACAAGCACGCCTTCACCACGCGCGCCGACGATCCGGACAGCATCCGGCAGAGCGTCATCGACATCGTGATCGACTGGATCGCCGTCGGGCTCGACCCGGCCAAGTCGAGCTTCGTCCTGCAGAGCGAGGTGCCAGCGATCGATGAGCTGACGTTCTTCTTCAGCATGCTCCTGCCGTTCAACCGCGTCATGCGGAACCCGACGCTCAAGCAGGAGATCGGCGACAAGGGCCTTGGCGAGACCTACCCGTTCGGCTTCCCGCTCTACGCGGTCGGCCAGACGGCGGACATTCTCGCCTTTCGCCCCGCCGTCGTGCCTGTCGGCGAGGACCAGCTGCCGCACCTGGAGCTGACCCGCGAGGTCGCCCGCAAGTTCGGCCAGACCTACGACGGCATGGACCCGCACGCCGACGACGCCGAGTACGCGACCGGCGCGACCCTCCCCGTCATCGAACCCAAGCTCGGCCGCGTCAAACGCCTCGTCGGCCTCGGTGCCCCGAACGAGGGCGGCCAGCTGCTCAAGATGTCCAAGAGCCTGGGCAACGCCATCTTCCTTCGCGACGAGGCCGACGTTATCAAGAAGAAGGTGATGGGCATGTACACCGACCCGAATCGCCTCCGCAAGACCGACCCCGGCGAGACCGACCCGACCAAGAACCCGCTCTGGGCGTTTCACGAGACGTTCAACGACGACAAGGCCTGGGTCGCCGAGACGCGCGAGGCGTACAGCAAGGGCCAGATCGGCGACGTCGATGTGAAGAAGCGCCTGGTCGACGTGTTGGAAGCATTGATCGCCCCGATCAGAGACCGCTCCAAGGCCGTGACGGAGTCCGACGCGATCGACGCCTTGCGGGCGGGGACGACCCGGGCGAACGCCGTGGCAGAAGAGACGCTGAGCCTTGCGAAGACTGCGATGAAGCAGGGTTACTTCGGGCGCTCGCTGTCAATCGGCTGAGCCATGATCGGTTCGAAGCCTCGTTCGCGCTCGGTACCGCCACGTCGCTCCCAGGCAGAGATCGCCTCGAAGCCGAGGTTCAGGTGGTAGAGCAATTGACCAAACGCGGCGACCATGATGACCGCGATTGCGAACGAGAGTCCAATCGTCCGACCCGGTGTCAGAATCAGCGCCGCCAAATCCGCCACGAGAGCAAGAACGCTTCCGAGAAGCGCCAGCGACGCAAGCACAATGCCAACGATCAGTGCCCACCGTCGATGACGTACGAGGTAGCGACCGCTGACTCGAAAGCCGATTCCAATTCCGAGATAGACAATAGTGATAGCGATTATGAAGGCAGAGCCACCCAGAGCTGCGCCAACGACTCCTAAAATCCCAAAGAGTATCAGGATAAGCGCAAGAAGGTTCATCGAGCGTGCCGCCAAATGGAGCGGGCGGTCGGGATCACCTTTCGATGGAAGTGCCATTGACGCACTTGATCATGACCCTTGATCCAATGCAAGCGCGTGGTCTATGACCGACGTTGCAATTCGTCTTTCTCAGTTAGGTCCAGTCCTTCTGCATCCGACAGGAGTGAGTGAGCTGTTTATCAAACGAAGCAGGCTCTACCTTGCGCTTCCTACCGTCCGGGCACCGGTTGGACTTCGAAGCCGTGGTGTGACTCCGCGTCCGTCCGGACCCACGGCATTGCTCGCTTGAGCTGGACGATCAGGATCACGCAGGCCGCGGCCCAGAGGGTGCATTCGGCGATGACCATGGGCGAGGTCGGCAGCTTGCCGAAGCCGTGGCCGCTGGCGATGACGATCGCGACGCCGATCTGCACCGCGGCCGCGAGCATGCCGATGCGGAGGGCCCACGTCCGGCCGCTGCCCAGACCCCACCAGGCGAGCAGGTAGCCGGCGCCGGGTCCGTAGAACGCCAGGCCGCCCAGGAGCAGCCAGAAGAGCCGGTGCTGCGGCAGGCTGACGAGCAGCCCGTCGTAGATCATGATGCCCAGGCCCAGCAACGACGAGACGATGCCGAGGCAGATGGCCGTTGCGCGGGCTCGGACGATCGGGGTGAGCGAGGCTGCGAGGCTTCGAGCCATGTGGGTATCAGTCTCGAACGGTGTCGAGGTCGCAAGGCAACGGTAGCTGCGAGCTTGCAGCTCGCAGCCGGATCGCAGTCGAGACTGCGAGCCGCAGGCTCGCAGCTACCTGCTCAGACGCGATGGTTCTTCTCCCGAGCAGAGGACGGTGCGATGTCCGATGTCCTGCAAGACGGTGGCAAGCGGGGCGTCGCCACTTGGATCGGAAAGTGCGAGGAGGTCGGCGCGACAGCCGGGGGCGACCGAGCCTGCAACACCTGTCAGTCCGAGTGCTGCTGCGCCGCGCCAGGTCGCCATCGACCAGATCGTGCTGATGTCGACGTCAGGACGGTGCTCGTGAACGTGTCGGACCTCCGCGAGCAAATCGAGATCGGGCGAGCTGGCGCGACTGTCGGTGCCGAGGCAGACGTTGATGCCGCGGGCGAGCAGCTCGACCAGCGGGTGCGGATCATGGCCGAAGTAGGCGTGCGTCCGCGGGCAGTACGCGACGCTCGCCCGGCCGGCGGCGAGGTGGTCGAGGTCGCCCGGCTCCAGGTAGTTCCCGTGGGCCAAAACGACGGGCACGGCGGCGTCGAGCAGGCCGAGGTGTTTCGCGAAGGCAAGAGGAGAGCCGTCGAAAGTCGGCACGTCGTCGTCCCACCCGCCGATGGTCTCCCAGAGCTGGCGAAAGGGTCCGGCGTGGTCGCGGAGGAAGTCGGCCTCTTCGCGTGTCTCTGCGAGGTGCGTCGCCAGCGGGACGCCGCGTTGTTCGGCCGCCGCGAGACACCAGCGATAACTCTGGGGCTCCACCGAGTACGGCGCATGCGGCGACACGGCACCTCCATCGGCGAGGGCTGCGGGAAGCTGGTGATCGATCTGGTCGCGACGGGTCGCCATCGCGCGGACTTCACCGAAGCTGACGACGTTCAGCGAGCGAAGCGACGCCGCGGATTCTGGACCCGTGACCGATCCGCGGCTGGCGCCGCGGCGTGGTGACTCTCCTGACCACGCAGCGCGCGTCGCCGCGGGAAAGGCTGTGATATCGCCCACTGTGGTCACCCCGAATAACAACGACTCTGACGCACCAGCCGCAGCGGACGCGGCCGCCTGCTCCGCAGTCGTCGGGCGGACACCAAGCAGCCACTGGGCCAGGTGCCCGGGTTGATCCGCGGGCGGTCGGTGGTGCGAGAGTTCCAGGTGCGTGTGGGCATTGACCAGCCCTGGCAGCACCAGCCGGTCGCGCCAGTCGATCACTTCCGCGTCGAAATCTCCCCGATCGGACGTCACGGCGGAAATCAAGCCATTCTCGATCAGAATCCAGCGGTCCCGCTCCACCGTTGCCGGTTCCATCGGCCGCATCGCTGCAAGCCGCCCTGCCCGAATGATCCGACGCATCGACGCCACGCTATGGCTACGCAGCGGCGACGAGGGTTTTGCTTCGCGACCTCGGGCTGTATGTTCCATCGCATGCCTGCCGATCCCGGCCCGTCCGCGGCTTCGACATCTTCCAGCAACGCCGTCGGCCCGAAGGTGCTCAAAGAGGTACGTGAAGCCCGCGATGCCGTCCGCCGGTACGTCGACATCATCGAGTCGGACGGTCGGTATCCGTTGGAGGCGTTCCACTTCCTACAGGCCGCACTCGGGCGGGCCGTCGAGATGACGCACGGCGTGGACGCCCACAAGCTGGCCGAAGAACACTCCGAGCTTCGCGGAGAGGATCACCCGAACCACGTCTCCGCCCGGCAGCTCTCGACGGCCGTCCTCGACCTCGCCGCCGAACACTGGGGCCTGCTCGCCCGGCAGGTGCTGGAGCGTTGGAACATCTTCACGACCAGCGACCTCGGCGAGATGGTCTTTCTGCTCGTCGACAACGACCTGCTGCAGAAGACAGAGGGCGACCGACGCGAGGACTTCGACGATCTATTTTCGATGTCGCTGCTGGAGTCGGAGTACTCAATTTCGACCGGCCTCGATGCCGAGCGTCTCCTCGAGCCGGCGGAACCGTCGTGAGCGAGACGGGCGAGCCCCGTGGATTCAAACCGCGTCGCGGCGTGGTGATCGGCTTCGGCGTCGCTTGGCTCGCGTGGCTGGCGGCGATGGTTTCCTTCAACTTCCTGTAGCGAGCATGCGGGCCAGGCGTTCGGCGTGGTACGTGATGACCAAATCGGCCCCGGCCCGTCGCATCGCCATCGTGGACTCCATGACGACCGCGTCGAGGTCGATCCAGCCCTGCTGCCCGCCGGCCATGTGCATGGCGTACTCGCCGCTGGTCTGATAGGCGGCGGTCGGCACGCGGACGGCCTGCCGCATCGCCGACAGCACGTCGAGGTACGGCCCGGCCGGTTTGACCATGACGACATCGGCACCCTCGGCCACATCGAGTTCGGCCTCGCGGATCGCCTCGTCAGTGCCGCGGAACGGGTCCATCTGGTAGCTCTTGCGATCGCCCGTCGACGGTGCGCTGGCGGCCGCGTCGCGGAACGGGCCGTAGAAGGCGCCGGCGTACTTGATCGCGTAGCTCATGATCGCCGTCTGGTGGTGGCCAGCGTCGTCGAGACCTCGGCGGATAGCGGCGACCATGCCGTCCATCGCGGCGCTGGGCGCGACCCAATCCGCCCCGGCCTCGGCATGGATGACAGCTTGCCGTCCGAGCTTGGCAAGGGCTGCATCGTTGTCGGCCTCGCCATCGACGAGCGGGGCGCAGTGGCCGTGGTCGGTGTATTCGCAGAGGCAGACGTCGGTGATCGCCAGCATCGGATTGCCGCGACGTTGCGTCTCGCGCAGAAGTCGGCAGACGACGTTGTCGCCGGCCTCGCCGGATGAGCCGACGGCATCCTTCTGATCGTCACCGAGCACGCCGA
The nucleotide sequence above comes from Planctomycetota bacterium. Encoded proteins:
- a CDS encoding GNAT family N-acetyltransferase, which codes for MAPHGSDDVQIRSATPADRELVARLRARCYRPSYADEEALHKYMDDERGDLDNGDILLTSRGGRDVATTTSLRGEMNVRGTVLPCQGIAWVGTTHDARRAGGVASRTMHHAINLGRERGEALSSLMPFRASYYANFGYGICERRADWKVPPALLPKGDTSGFRLIEPDDDNALAQMVDCRRSQFGHARLGHGDVMFPHAADAGVRMWRNNTVRTGYLYGDFDSDGSMRGWLNLIPRDDGPRRGLDAEWMVFDTPDGFMRQLAFLGTLKDQYGFVYFTTPADRPIHLLLRETHLPHRAVEHAHATCAMKARNQVRVLDHARVLSEPAWPNAERTGSMVVRIDTADEVAVTLKLNVEAGRCEATPTDASPDFTCTDNAFAAIALGDVKAAWAATHGLASGMPGLLDDLGNGPLPFCREYF
- the trpS gene encoding tryptophan--tRNA ligase, encoding MTARPRLLTGDTPTGQLHLGHLVGSLENRLALQNESTHECFFLVANKHAFTTRADDPDSIRQSVIDIVIDWIAVGLDPAKSSFVLQSEVPAIDELTFFFSMLLPFNRVMRNPTLKQEIGDKGLGETYPFGFPLYAVGQTADILAFRPAVVPVGEDQLPHLELTREVARKFGQTYDGMDPHADDAEYATGATLPVIEPKLGRVKRLVGLGAPNEGGQLLKMSKSLGNAIFLRDEADVIKKKVMGMYTDPNRLRKTDPGETDPTKNPLWAFHETFNDDKAWVAETREAYSKGQIGDVDVKKRLVDVLEALIAPIRDRSKAVTESDAIDALRAGTTRANAVAEETLSLAKTAMKQGYFGRSLSIG
- a CDS encoding amidohydrolase family protein, yielding MRRIIRAGRLAAMRPMEPATVERDRWILIENGLISAVTSDRGDFDAEVIDWRDRLVLPGLVNAHTHLELSHHRPPADQPGHLAQWLLGVRPTTAEQAAASAAAGASESLLFGVTTVGDITAFPAATRAAWSGESPRRGASRGSVTGPESAASLRSLNVVSFGEVRAMATRRDQIDHQLPAALADGGAVSPHAPYSVEPQSYRWCLAAAEQRGVPLATHLAETREEADFLRDHAGPFRQLWETIGGWDDDVPTFDGSPLAFAKHLGLLDAAVPVVLAHGNYLEPGDLDHLAAGRASVAYCPRTHAYFGHDPHPLVELLARGINVCLGTDSRASSPDLDLLAEVRHVHEHRPDVDISTIWSMATWRGAAALGLTGVAGSVAPGCRADLLALSDPSGDAPLATVLQDIGHRTVLCSGEEPSRLSR
- a CDS encoding Minf_1886 family protein — its product is MPADPGPSAASTSSSNAVGPKVLKEVREARDAVRRYVDIIESDGRYPLEAFHFLQAALGRAVEMTHGVDAHKLAEEHSELRGEDHPNHVSARQLSTAVLDLAAEHWGLLARQVLERWNIFTTSDLGEMVFLLVDNDLLQKTEGDRREDFDDLFSMSLLESEYSISTGLDAERLLEPAEPS
- the hemB gene encoding porphobilinogen synthase, which codes for GVLGDDQKDAVGSSGEAGDNVVCRLLRETQRRGNPMLAITDVCLCEYTDHGHCAPLVDGEADNDAALAKLGRQAVIHAEAGADWVAPSAAMDGMVAAIRRGLDDAGHHQTAIMSYAIKYAGAFYGPFRDAAASAPSTGDRKSYQMDPFRGTDEAIREAELDVAEGADVVMVKPAGPYLDVLSAMRQAVRVPTAAYQTSGEYAMHMAGGQQGWIDLDAVVMESTMAMRRAGADLVITYHAERLARMLATGS